From a region of the Georgenia yuyongxinii genome:
- a CDS encoding OmpA family protein codes for MRRRTTIILPFLGAVGLLAGCTAQDPGAEASPTASETPSATATPAAPAGVTTTAVVGAAEITVEVGPLVNDGAVSVLPLTAVAADGAEPVDLAQYWTFGAGERPGPHALRLVDPVAGTVQEEIAASTDPLVAGPDQPVTGYVAFGAVDVEDVAVMIPMVGLVEDVPVILAADAGEDAVQALGELAEPGATAHEATLNTYTEALDDSSDTRVVEDEVEINVAADVLFAPTSADLSPDADATLTGVAEQLADYGAGELTIIGHTDAVDDDAANQALSEQRAAAVATRLGTLADLGAYTVATEGRGESEPRAEGTSTEARAQNRRVELQFRPEETPTAGVVGGASGVELPASAGPTGPGSEGVTLEGRDGSQVAVRLAQVRRLGDYLVGEVEVSHVAGEVASIGNWFSVGTAANSRGSFAPTQQFSPTNLTLVDGGQRIYPLDYQMGEEDPRGLTELAARTGLTAGEQVTLTVVWPGVPADSVTLDVHNEDDNPVAYSFQPPFRLTDIEVAG; via the coding sequence GTGAGACGCCGAACCACCATCATCCTGCCGTTCCTGGGCGCCGTCGGCCTGCTCGCCGGCTGCACGGCCCAGGACCCCGGCGCGGAGGCATCGCCGACGGCGTCCGAGACGCCCTCGGCCACCGCCACGCCGGCGGCTCCGGCGGGAGTGACGACCACGGCTGTCGTCGGCGCGGCGGAGATCACCGTCGAGGTCGGTCCGCTCGTGAACGACGGCGCCGTCAGCGTGCTGCCGCTCACCGCGGTCGCCGCAGACGGCGCGGAGCCGGTCGACCTCGCGCAGTACTGGACGTTCGGCGCCGGGGAGCGGCCCGGTCCGCACGCCCTCCGGCTGGTGGACCCGGTGGCAGGCACCGTCCAGGAGGAGATCGCCGCGTCGACCGACCCGCTCGTGGCCGGCCCGGACCAGCCCGTCACCGGGTACGTCGCGTTCGGTGCCGTCGACGTCGAGGACGTCGCGGTGATGATTCCCATGGTCGGGCTGGTCGAGGACGTCCCGGTGATCCTGGCGGCGGACGCCGGCGAGGACGCCGTGCAGGCCCTGGGTGAGCTTGCCGAGCCCGGCGCCACCGCCCACGAGGCCACGCTAAACACCTACACCGAGGCCCTCGACGACTCCAGCGACACCCGCGTGGTGGAGGACGAGGTCGAGATCAACGTCGCCGCCGACGTGCTGTTCGCGCCCACGAGCGCGGACCTGTCACCGGACGCCGACGCCACTCTGACGGGGGTGGCCGAGCAGCTCGCGGACTACGGCGCGGGTGAGCTGACGATCATCGGGCACACCGACGCCGTCGACGACGACGCCGCCAACCAGGCGCTCTCCGAGCAGCGAGCCGCCGCCGTCGCCACCCGCCTGGGGACGCTGGCCGACCTCGGCGCGTACACCGTGGCTACCGAAGGACGCGGGGAGTCCGAGCCCCGGGCCGAGGGCACCTCCACCGAGGCACGCGCCCAGAACCGGCGCGTCGAGCTGCAGTTCCGTCCCGAGGAAACGCCCACGGCCGGGGTCGTCGGCGGCGCCTCAGGAGTGGAGCTGCCCGCCAGCGCCGGGCCCACCGGCCCCGGGTCCGAGGGTGTCACCCTCGAGGGCCGCGACGGCAGCCAGGTCGCGGTCCGGCTGGCGCAGGTCCGCCGGCTCGGCGACTACCTGGTGGGGGAGGTCGAGGTCTCGCACGTCGCCGGCGAGGTCGCCAGCATCGGCAACTGGTTCTCCGTGGGCACGGCCGCCAACAGCCGCGGCAGCTTCGCCCCGACCCAGCAGTTCTCGCCCACCAACCTCACCCTGGTCGACGGCGGGCAGCGCATCTACCCGCTGGACTACCAGATGGGCGAGGAGGACCCGCGTGGCCTGACGGAGCTCGCCGCCCGCACGGGCCTGACGGCGGGGGAGCAGGTGACCCTCACGGTCGTCTGGCCCGGGGTGCCGGCAGACTCCGTCACCCTCGACGTCCACAACGAGGACGACAACCCGGTCGCGTACTCGTTCCAGCCGCCGTTCCGCCTCACCGACATCGAGGTGGCCGGGTGA
- a CDS encoding response regulator, with the protein MKVLVVDDNPIVRLGVRAALEQVDEVGEVCEAADGRAAVDAVAADPPDVVLLDVRMPRMSGLEVLDVIAASTPTLMLTHSEDPEIVREALRAGARGYLVHGEIGPRELAGALRTCLSGGLVLSRQATGVMAVTSGGPTGVNPLRAALTEREAEVLEAAAQGLSNDEIARAQFLSPRTVKNYLNATYPKLGVHNRAEAVVAWLDAEAGRGPDQGRVSGQTALPVGR; encoded by the coding sequence ATGAAGGTCCTCGTCGTGGACGACAACCCGATCGTGCGGCTCGGCGTGCGCGCCGCCCTCGAGCAGGTGGACGAGGTGGGCGAGGTGTGCGAGGCCGCGGACGGCCGCGCCGCCGTCGACGCCGTGGCCGCCGACCCGCCCGACGTCGTCCTGCTGGACGTGCGGATGCCTCGGATGTCCGGCCTCGAGGTGCTCGACGTGATCGCGGCGAGCACGCCGACACTCATGCTGACCCACTCAGAAGACCCCGAGATCGTCCGCGAGGCGTTGCGCGCCGGCGCCCGCGGGTACCTGGTGCACGGCGAGATCGGCCCGCGCGAGCTCGCCGGCGCCCTGCGCACCTGCCTCTCCGGCGGCCTCGTCCTCAGCAGGCAGGCCACGGGTGTCATGGCGGTCACCTCGGGCGGACCGACCGGCGTGAACCCGCTGCGCGCCGCCCTCACCGAGCGTGAGGCCGAGGTGCTCGAGGCCGCCGCGCAGGGCCTGAGCAACGACGAGATCGCCCGCGCGCAGTTCCTCTCGCCCCGCACGGTGAAGAACTACCTCAACGCCACCTACCCCAAGCTCGGCGTGCACAACCGTGCCGAGGCCGTCGTGGCCTGGCTCGACGCGGAGGCGGGGCGGGGCCCCGACCAGGGGCGCGTCTCGGGGCAGACGGCCCTGCCCGTGGGGCGCTAG
- a CDS encoding sensor histidine kinase — translation MSSADLTARLAARGPGSLETASITGAVQFVCDARLATLAALVVLEATARPSPLLVVLLLAIPFSWLPLRYWAARPRLFSDDRRFLLSDALMTLVVAGAAGAAGAGNALTAAYVLVSAALLGILLPRWRALAWAVVVSACCLLAASIATPGRTAPEWLLLVPAAAFLSHLSGRLGQALRRQGRLARELIELRTRKAAVSERAALAREMHDSLAKTLHGVRMLTEVLAERLHADGSAHAGTADVIFDACDTATREAREVLGGLRALARDQLGDAVRLEARLWHERTGIPVDLQVQGEDTGPTDAEASWRAIRILGELLENIHRHAGASRATVTLRLAPDALDLVVADDGRGLPPLDHDALALGGHYGLIGVRERAAEVGGCVTVSVPPGGTGTQIHVHLPAVPHQPAAALDDAGAPVPVDAAAPAPTIPTGRNQPS, via the coding sequence ATGTCTTCGGCTGACCTGACCGCCCGGCTGGCGGCGCGCGGACCGGGATCGCTGGAGACGGCCAGCATCACCGGCGCGGTGCAGTTCGTCTGCGACGCGCGCCTGGCCACCCTGGCCGCGCTCGTCGTCCTGGAGGCAACCGCCCGGCCGAGCCCCCTCCTCGTGGTGCTGCTGCTCGCGATCCCCTTCAGCTGGCTGCCCCTGCGGTACTGGGCCGCCCGGCCCCGGCTCTTCTCCGACGACCGCCGGTTCCTCCTCAGTGACGCGCTCATGACGCTCGTCGTCGCCGGGGCGGCCGGGGCCGCCGGCGCCGGGAACGCGCTGACCGCCGCGTACGTCCTGGTCTCCGCGGCGCTGCTGGGCATCCTCCTTCCCCGGTGGCGCGCACTGGCGTGGGCCGTGGTCGTCTCGGCCTGCTGTCTGCTCGCCGCCTCGATCGCGACGCCGGGCCGCACCGCGCCGGAGTGGCTGCTGCTCGTCCCCGCGGCGGCGTTCCTCTCACACCTCTCGGGCCGCCTGGGGCAGGCGCTGCGCCGTCAGGGCCGCCTAGCCCGCGAGCTGATCGAGCTGCGCACCCGCAAGGCCGCGGTGAGCGAACGCGCGGCCCTGGCACGGGAGATGCACGACTCCCTCGCCAAGACCCTGCACGGTGTGCGCATGCTCACCGAGGTGCTCGCGGAGCGTCTCCACGCCGACGGCTCCGCGCACGCCGGGACCGCGGACGTCATCTTCGACGCGTGCGACACGGCCACCCGCGAGGCGCGGGAGGTGCTGGGCGGGCTTCGCGCGCTCGCGCGGGACCAGCTCGGTGACGCCGTCCGGCTCGAGGCCCGGCTCTGGCACGAGCGGACCGGCATCCCCGTCGACCTCCAGGTCCAGGGCGAGGACACCGGGCCGACCGACGCGGAGGCCAGCTGGCGCGCGATCCGCATCCTCGGCGAGCTCCTCGAGAACATCCACCGCCACGCCGGGGCCTCCCGTGCCACCGTCACGCTTCGCCTCGCCCCGGACGCCCTCGACCTGGTGGTCGCCGACGACGGGCGGGGGCTGCCGCCGCTGGACCACGACGCCCTCGCGCTCGGCGGCCACTACGGCCTCATCGGGGTGCGCGAGCGGGCGGCGGAGGTAGGCGGGTGCGTGACCGTGAGCGTCCCACCGGGCGGGACCGGCACCCAGATCCACGTGCACCTGCCGGCGGTGCCCCACCAGCCGGCGGCTGCCCTGGACGACGCCGGAGCCCCGGTTCCGGTCGACGCCGCGGCGCCCGCACCCACCATCCCGACAGGAAGGAACCAACCGTCATGA
- a CDS encoding type II secretion system F family protein, which produces MAALLVGAAGALLVLFGAQGLRLLGSTGLEDQVITRQGEEDEGPRGFAAFVDRLGARFQRTLMAMYGPARLRRLEDRLRRAGRPERLTVSAFMQRQAGFTVLGMVVVVLLALAGQALLGVIFGLVFAAWMEVWLRMVAARRRRQIDRDLPDFLDVLGVTVRAGTSFRQAVERVSAFHAGPLAEEMATALREMQLGIPRRDAFIGVRDRAQSENVSTFVTALLQAEELGVPLAEALGSISSEVRRQRAQQVRRDAAKAAPRVSLVVTMTIVPGALILMMAGMLISNLGSLGDVFG; this is translated from the coding sequence ATGGCGGCCCTGCTCGTGGGGGCCGCGGGTGCGCTGCTCGTGCTCTTCGGCGCCCAGGGTCTGCGGCTGCTCGGCTCCACCGGGCTCGAGGACCAGGTGATCACCCGCCAGGGCGAGGAGGACGAGGGTCCGCGCGGGTTCGCGGCGTTCGTGGACCGGCTCGGCGCCCGGTTCCAGCGCACGCTGATGGCCATGTACGGTCCCGCCCGGCTGCGCCGGCTCGAGGACCGCCTGCGCCGTGCCGGCCGGCCGGAGCGGCTCACCGTCAGTGCGTTCATGCAGCGGCAGGCGGGCTTCACCGTGCTCGGCATGGTCGTCGTCGTCCTTCTCGCCCTGGCGGGGCAGGCACTGCTCGGCGTCATCTTCGGCCTCGTGTTCGCGGCCTGGATGGAGGTGTGGCTGCGCATGGTCGCCGCGCGCCGGCGCCGCCAGATCGACCGCGACCTGCCCGACTTCCTCGACGTGCTCGGGGTGACCGTGCGCGCCGGTACCTCGTTCCGGCAGGCGGTCGAGCGCGTGAGCGCTTTCCACGCCGGCCCGCTGGCGGAGGAGATGGCCACCGCCCTGCGCGAGATGCAGCTCGGCATCCCTCGCCGGGACGCCTTCATCGGGGTGCGCGACCGCGCCCAGTCCGAGAACGTCAGCACCTTCGTCACCGCCCTGCTGCAGGCCGAGGAGCTCGGGGTGCCGCTCGCCGAGGCCCTGGGCAGCATCTCCTCGGAGGTCCGGCGCCAGCGTGCCCAGCAGGTGCGTCGCGACGCGGCGAAGGCCGCGCCGCGGGTCTCGCTGGTCGTGACCATGACGATCGTGCCCGGCGCCCTCATCCTCATGATGGCCGGGATGCTCATCTCCAACCTCGGGTCGCTCGGCGATGTCTTCGGCTGA
- a CDS encoding type II secretion system F family protein translates to MTWGSAEAVLLATLLTLAVGLWAMSVLIDNALRTQQVVEVSGTLTRRPVAGLLVRVDGWIRRTRPGRRLQARLGGAGLSWSPARLVTTELLAMALAVAVLLPTLGRISTIVIVVAIPVAVSRWLDHRVLRRTDRFIAQLPELARLLANSAAAGLSIRRGLEMASREMSEPASSELVKVVGQLRLGRDLEYAMRDLATRLPSRELSVLVQTIVIQSRAGGALVTALSDIASSLEDRKELRREVGTVMLGSVFGGYAVVAIGVASVLLMNLFVPGILDVMASSPLGQLALAAAGGCFVVGFVLMKMMTKVEI, encoded by the coding sequence ATGACGTGGGGCTCCGCCGAGGCGGTCCTGCTCGCGACCCTCCTCACCCTGGCCGTGGGCCTGTGGGCCATGTCCGTGCTCATCGACAACGCCCTGCGCACGCAGCAGGTGGTCGAGGTGTCCGGGACTCTCACCCGCCGGCCGGTCGCCGGCCTGCTCGTCCGGGTGGACGGCTGGATCCGGCGCACCCGGCCCGGCCGGCGGCTCCAGGCCCGGCTCGGTGGCGCGGGCCTGAGCTGGTCGCCGGCCCGCCTGGTCACCACCGAGCTGCTCGCGATGGCCCTGGCCGTCGCGGTCCTGCTGCCCACCCTCGGGCGGATCAGCACCATCGTGATCGTCGTCGCCATCCCGGTGGCGGTCTCCCGGTGGCTCGACCACCGGGTGCTGCGCCGCACCGACCGGTTCATCGCCCAGCTGCCCGAGCTCGCCCGGCTGCTCGCCAACTCCGCCGCGGCCGGCCTGTCCATCCGCCGCGGCCTGGAGATGGCGTCCCGGGAGATGAGCGAGCCGGCGTCGAGCGAGCTGGTCAAGGTCGTCGGCCAGCTGCGCCTCGGCCGCGACCTCGAGTACGCCATGCGCGACCTCGCGACCCGCCTGCCCTCCCGCGAGCTCAGCGTCCTGGTGCAGACCATCGTCATCCAGTCGCGCGCCGGCGGTGCGCTCGTCACCGCTCTCAGCGACATCGCCTCCTCCCTCGAGGACCGCAAGGAGCTGCGCCGCGAGGTCGGCACGGTCATGCTCGGCTCCGTCTTCGGCGGTTACGCCGTCGTGGCCATCGGCGTGGCCTCGGTGCTCCTCATGAACCTGTTCGTGCCCGGGATCCTCGACGTCATGGCCAGCTCGCCCCTCGGGCAGCTGGCGCTGGCCGCGGCCGGCGGCTGCTTCGTCGTCGGCTTCGTGCTGATGAAGATGATGACCAAGGTGGAGATCTGA